Proteins encoded together in one Yersinia mollaretii ATCC 43969 window:
- a CDS encoding autotransporter outer membrane beta-barrel domain-containing protein has product MNEIFKVIWNVSLNIWVAVGEFAKGKLKSKTTRRISHSQSSSDLSSSLLPVRISLLAAALMGVFGVQPAFAISVADCAAMAGSCVTVSTAAGLATALSGAGAGSTATTILLTANIDLSTVYAGGITVNQATNARQNLVIDGGGYDLKFANFAFNMLAGTTNNAAWSQQNATFLLTNFNDISSTLAITSGIVSRLVYVQDPTTRLDVTLDNINSVPNGKLVAMGFDSAAATPNSIGKVIFGNITQPITLNFGTYRQAVLASNISFTGTFNLTGIYNPNYPAVFWSNDTAANSVLHFASGADVNIIGTRLTNGLGIVGVDVASYNFMIDDGAKLSLTIDGQNPLGLANYGVQIGSYDTATGLFGAGAVINMNNLAGDVISNASSTTSTSYIYNGPASNNDVVYNLAAGSNLVVAAGAANDGINASKTTGTGGIYIRSAATISDGSLDTTAGTGINVSGSTGDVVVRNEAQGTIRKATGISVASSGAGTVNITNAGTINSTSAGISVSSTPAKTISVNNTGGTINASGGTGINVLSNAVLDLVGGTIATTGAASGLTFAGTSGNHTLADVILNLNGTGAAFTKNVGVNLLLNHVTFNTVAGTALNSLAGLTFANSVNGNNIINVTGAGIGVTSVGGVDLSNAYLDINVTNSAGIGLQVADGTPTTTTIGTNSLINATGATAISFTGTTAKTLTNNGTINGAVTFAGAAANIINNNSILNGTLTTGSGNDSLVLGSGSESNGTINLGDGSNNVTIENGAQVSTINTGAGDDNFTINGMTAGSTYLGSLNAGSGNNTLNFNNSYDALRATDSLQGFANINLTSSQIGLSSKDNVGSGTINIDSSSDLLFGSTFNGTLNASLGHVAAGDGLATVEDGANVILSQASAFAGDWQINQNGTLTASNSDQLGTSNLALDGTLNLNGMTTFNNSLMGTGLLNIDTANNVFNFGVDTGTAFAGTVDLKNSFFTLYGNNADVLRNASLVASAGSGVGVVDSSSAVGHLILNGGGVGFEDGSLLTVGTLAVTSASDIRVDTAITTGGNLLDQDDGSSAKLIDSTNTLSDAQLAQLTLLKIMGESLGADTEVDVVQGGNTVAQAIYDFALSGAGSGLSLTSILTQLALISGQSLTLTSAGAANSDNTLLAQLMGAGNLIIGADNSAMTLSNATSDYTGSTSVNGGTLNLGSDNALGATSALNTLAATETHLNGHSQTVGALTNAGIVNLGGGTLTLTNGGTSTATGGLTGAGNLNINGGDLEVTAANSGLSGQTLIASGASATLSGAGTLGSSAINVLGDLNLAGANSAFSNVLSGSGDINTTAAVTLTGTNSFSGAHNIGTDGALTITQASNLGASTATVNLDSATSHLVLNGLSGAIANALSGVANSTVDINNGANVSLTGDNSSFSGQYALADSSKLTVASTTNLGAAATIALAGAQDILALSGFSGTFANTVTGDGVLQVTDSSDVTLTNTNGVGSDVTVDITNATLNLDAIALFANALTGSGLLNIDAATNTFNFASTTGTAFAGTVDMKNSIFTLNSMNSGALSNASLIASAGTAVLVDSSNQTVGNFILNGGTAAFGTGSLITTGTFGVTSNSSIRVDPTLTTGGNLLDQNSGVTVQLIDSSNTLTAEQLAQLTLLDINGDSLGSGASKDIVQGGNTVALALYNYALSGVGGGLNLTTMLTQLELLLGQSLTLTSDGALNPDSTLLAQLTGVGNLIIGADNSELTLSNATNDYTGSTSVNGGTLNLGSNNALGATSALTTAATTQTNLNGHSQTVGALTNAGTVTLGSGGSLTSTGAMTNSNILNLAGGTLTLNAGGTSTATGGLTGSGSLNINGGALEITGANSGLSGQTLIASGASATLSGAGTLGSSAINVLGDLNLAGANSAFSNVLSGSGDINTTAAVTLTGTNSFSGAHNIGTDGALTITQASNLGASTATVNLNDASSALVLSGLSGAIANALSGVANSTVDINNGANVSLTGDNSGFSGQYALADSSKLTVASTNNLGAAATIALAGAQDILALSGFSGTFANTVTGSGVLQVTDSSDVTLTSTNGVGSDVTVDITNATLNLADIALFDHALTGSGTLNVAKNDASTAFDFGSSVGGAFSGIVNLSNSTFALSADNSAALASATLKLSANNVTTVGTDDRTLHNVDLSGGTLIFDGAAPQSEASGVLTVDDLALNSGTISVTGTDSWTNQNPVTAPNLSILDQDRGDIMLELINASSVSGNANDLDLMINGTSVTSGSQGVISSILQGGTAVANATHNYGLTSSNGSGGNGLYVNYSLSALELLTDSTDALLLATDSSTTSNKVLNALVSGVGGLQVDATNGALTLANGNNSYQGATTVNAGELILGADGAFGATSLLDVASGATANINGHSQTVGALTNAGTVTLGSGGALTSTGAMTNSNILNLAGGTLTLNAGGTSTATGGLTGAGNLNINGGDLAITGANSGLSGQTLIASGASATLSGAGTLGSSAINVLGDLNLAGANSAFSNVLSGSGDINTSAAVTLTGTNSFSGAHHIGAAGALTVTQASNLGASTATVNLDTATSHLVLNGLSGTIANVLSGVANSTVDINNGANVSLTGDNSGFSGQYALADSSKLTVASTNNLGAAATIALAGAQDILALSGFNGTFANTVTGSGVLQVTDSSNATLTSTNGVGSDVTVDITNATLNLDDIALFDHALTGSGTLNVAKNDASTAFDFGSSVGGAFSGTVNLQNSTFNIGGLNTSALTNSTLKLSSGSLASVADGVQNIGGLALNGGTLLLNNLVDNSGVISSLGTLAANSIDTTGGGNVRVNLPANVTPDLGGLSVMQLDEGEIIVTLATGAATGTGHELTLSDELGDPLSATVYQSISNPGALSPAALGSFNYGLTTGTAFDGLYVNYGLNAVELQATGNDALILTATLANNGLQSNDLSAQVTGSGDLAFVSANDGSIASLSNSTNSYTGATWVRSGNVRLEADSALGQTSQLAMSTATRVDLNGTQQTVGQLLTEIGSTLDFNSGKLTVTNGGQVDGALTGSGELDLTSGLLSITESNSGFTGSTDIASGATAHLYQVQGLGSGAINNNGLLNLDSSSGALLNALAGSGNVQLTNSANVQLAADNSGYSGLFTTDAGTVLTANSAANLGSSSVANSGELILDTASLWDFTNSISGSGTLVKRGSGTVKIDSGTVSASLTTIENGLLQLGSSPAISTLTVNESPLARSLVATLASNAVNLVSDVLITSTGSLGGYGQVTGNVENRGNLIMPNALTGGAFGTFTIDGNYTGDNGTVVFNTVLAGDSSITDRLLITGNTAGQSFVTVNNIGGNGARTAEGIKIIDVGGDSAGQFTLNGRAVAGAYEYFLYQGGVSSPADGDWYLRTQADERRPEPASYTANLAAANTLFVSSLADRSGETLYTDVFTGEVKSTSLWLRNQGSHNRSRDDSGELKTQDNRYVMQLGGDVAQWSRNNQDLWRVGVMAGYGNSSSSTVAQGTGYRSTGSVDGYSVGMYGTWFEQGQEQTGAYVDSWLQYSWFNNQVSGEGLETEKYDSKGFTASVEGGYAFKVGQSANQNYFIQPKAQVVWMGVKADSHTETNGTVVTGEGNNNIQMRLGVKAFISPIPTAEKAKVPAFKPYVEANWIHNTKDFGTTLDGMTVKQAGAANVAELKVGVEGQVNTKLSLWGNVGQQVGNNGYSDSSITLGVKYNF; this is encoded by the coding sequence ATGAATGAAATTTTTAAAGTTATTTGGAATGTGTCGTTAAATATATGGGTTGCAGTCGGTGAATTTGCCAAAGGAAAACTAAAATCAAAAACAACCCGCCGGATTTCCCACTCTCAATCTTCCTCTGATCTCTCCAGTTCATTGCTCCCTGTCAGAATCAGCCTTTTAGCGGCCGCTTTGATGGGAGTATTCGGTGTTCAACCCGCTTTTGCGATCAGTGTTGCTGATTGTGCTGCGATGGCGGGGAGCTGTGTGACGGTATCAACCGCAGCAGGTTTAGCCACTGCATTAAGTGGTGCAGGAGCGGGAAGTACCGCAACCACGATTCTATTAACCGCAAACATCGATCTTTCAACCGTTTATGCCGGGGGGATCACCGTCAACCAAGCCACCAATGCTCGGCAGAATCTGGTGATTGATGGGGGCGGATATGACTTAAAGTTTGCGAATTTTGCTTTTAACATGTTGGCGGGAACCACCAACAATGCGGCTTGGAGTCAGCAGAATGCCACATTCTTGCTCACCAACTTTAATGATATTAGCTCAACACTGGCGATCACCAGCGGCATCGTTTCCCGACTAGTGTATGTACAAGACCCCACGACTCGATTAGACGTGACGTTGGATAACATCAACTCAGTGCCCAATGGCAAATTGGTTGCGATGGGATTTGATAGCGCTGCGGCCACACCCAATAGTATTGGTAAAGTGATATTTGGCAATATTACCCAACCTATCACCTTGAATTTCGGGACTTATCGACAAGCGGTATTAGCGAGCAATATTTCCTTTACTGGCACTTTCAACTTAACGGGGATCTACAACCCTAATTATCCGGCGGTATTCTGGAGTAATGATACAGCAGCGAATAGCGTGCTCCATTTTGCCAGTGGTGCCGATGTTAATATTATCGGTACGCGGTTGACGAATGGTCTTGGTATTGTTGGCGTGGATGTGGCCTCGTATAACTTTATGATTGATGATGGTGCCAAATTAAGCCTGACCATCGATGGACAGAATCCGTTGGGGCTTGCTAACTATGGCGTACAGATAGGTTCATATGATACGGCTACCGGCTTATTTGGCGCTGGCGCTGTGATTAACATGAATAATTTGGCGGGCGATGTTATCAGCAATGCCTCCAGTACCACTTCAACTTCCTATATTTACAATGGCCCGGCCTCGAATAACGATGTGGTATATAACTTGGCCGCAGGTTCAAATCTGGTTGTTGCCGCTGGAGCGGCCAATGATGGGATTAATGCCAGCAAAACCACAGGGACGGGGGGAATTTACATCCGTTCAGCGGCAACTATCTCTGATGGCTCGCTAGATACCACCGCAGGTACAGGGATTAATGTCAGTGGCTCAACAGGCGATGTGGTCGTGCGCAATGAGGCGCAGGGGACAATCAGAAAAGCGACCGGGATCAGTGTCGCCAGTTCTGGTGCTGGGACGGTAAATATCACCAATGCGGGCACTATTAACAGCACATCGGCGGGTATCTCGGTCTCCTCGACGCCAGCGAAAACCATCAGTGTTAATAATACTGGCGGCACGATTAATGCCTCTGGCGGAACCGGTATTAACGTTTTGTCTAATGCGGTGTTGGACTTGGTGGGCGGGACGATCGCCACCACGGGTGCTGCAAGCGGATTAACCTTTGCGGGGACCAGTGGCAATCATACATTGGCTGATGTGATTCTGAATCTCAATGGCACTGGGGCGGCTTTCACCAAAAATGTGGGCGTCAATCTGCTGTTAAACCATGTCACTTTCAACACGGTAGCGGGCACGGCCCTCAATAGCTTGGCGGGTCTGACGTTTGCCAACAGTGTCAATGGCAATAACATTATTAATGTGACAGGTGCGGGCATCGGCGTCACTTCTGTTGGTGGGGTCGATCTCAGTAATGCCTATTTGGACATCAATGTGACCAATAGTGCGGGCATCGGGTTGCAAGTGGCTGATGGCACTCCGACCACAACCACCATAGGTACCAACAGCCTGATCAACGCGACAGGTGCGACGGCGATCAGTTTTACTGGTACAACAGCGAAGACATTGACCAACAACGGCACCATTAATGGTGCGGTCACCTTTGCTGGAGCCGCTGCGAATATCATCAATAATAATTCGATATTAAATGGAACATTAACCACGGGTTCTGGTAATGACTCCTTGGTGCTGGGGAGTGGCTCGGAGAGTAATGGCACGATTAATCTAGGGGACGGGAGTAATAACGTCACGATTGAGAATGGTGCTCAAGTTTCAACCATTAATACCGGTGCGGGCGATGATAATTTTACTATCAATGGCATGACGGCGGGCAGTACTTATTTAGGTTCTCTCAATGCTGGCTCAGGGAACAATACCCTTAATTTCAATAATTCTTATGACGCTTTGAGGGCGACGGATTCACTACAGGGTTTTGCCAATATTAATCTGACTAGTAGCCAGATAGGACTCTCCTCCAAAGATAATGTGGGTAGTGGGACGATTAATATTGATAGTTCCAGTGATTTACTGTTTGGCAGCACATTCAATGGCACTCTGAATGCGTCATTAGGCCATGTCGCGGCGGGGGATGGTTTGGCCACTGTTGAGGATGGGGCCAATGTCATCTTGAGTCAGGCAAGTGCTTTTGCCGGTGATTGGCAGATCAATCAAAATGGCACCTTAACGGCAAGTAATAGTGATCAGTTGGGAACGAGCAACCTTGCACTTGATGGCACTCTGAATCTGAATGGCATGACTACATTTAATAATTCTCTGATGGGAACGGGATTATTAAATATTGATACCGCCAATAATGTTTTCAATTTTGGTGTTGATACCGGAACGGCATTCGCCGGTACTGTGGATTTGAAAAACAGTTTCTTTACCCTGTATGGCAATAATGCCGATGTATTACGCAATGCTTCTCTGGTGGCTTCTGCGGGAAGCGGGGTGGGGGTTGTTGATAGCAGCTCAGCCGTCGGTCATTTGATCCTCAACGGAGGCGGTGTCGGCTTTGAAGATGGCAGTTTACTGACTGTTGGCACATTAGCGGTCACCAGCGCCAGCGACATCAGGGTGGATACCGCCATCACCACCGGGGGCAATTTACTCGATCAGGACGACGGCAGTTCAGCCAAGCTCATTGACAGCACGAATACTTTGTCAGATGCCCAGTTGGCGCAACTGACATTACTGAAAATCATGGGGGAAAGCCTCGGTGCTGATACTGAGGTTGATGTGGTGCAAGGGGGCAATACGGTTGCGCAGGCAATCTATGATTTCGCCCTCTCTGGCGCGGGCAGTGGTTTGAGCCTGACCTCAATATTGACCCAGTTAGCCTTGATCTCGGGTCAAAGTTTAACCCTCACCTCCGCTGGCGCGGCGAATAGCGATAACACCTTGCTGGCGCAACTGATGGGTGCAGGCAATCTGATTATCGGCGCGGATAACAGCGCCATGACCCTGAGCAATGCCACCAGCGATTATACTGGCAGCACCTCAGTGAATGGCGGCACTCTGAATCTGGGCAGTGATAATGCGCTGGGGGCGACTTCGGCGTTAAACACCTTGGCAGCGACCGAAACTCATCTCAACGGCCACAGCCAGACTGTGGGCGCACTGACCAATGCTGGTATTGTCAATCTGGGCGGCGGCACGCTGACCCTGACTAATGGCGGTACCTCCACGGCAACTGGCGGGTTAACTGGCGCGGGTAACCTGAATATTAATGGCGGCGATCTGGAAGTCACGGCTGCAAACAGCGGCTTAAGTGGTCAAACGCTGATTGCTTCGGGGGCTTCTGCCACCTTGAGCGGGGCGGGGACACTGGGCAGCAGCGCGATTAATGTGCTGGGTGATTTGAATCTGGCGGGGGCGAACTCGGCATTCAGCAATGTGCTGAGCGGCAGTGGGGATATCAACACTACTGCCGCCGTGACACTGACTGGCACCAACAGCTTTAGCGGCGCGCACAACATTGGTACTGATGGTGCACTGACCATCACGCAGGCCAGTAACCTCGGGGCTTCGACAGCAACCGTGAATCTGGATAGTGCCACCTCACATCTGGTGCTCAATGGACTCAGTGGTGCTATCGCCAATGCCCTGAGTGGCGTGGCGAATTCCACCGTCGATATCAACAATGGCGCGAATGTGTCACTCACGGGCGATAACAGCAGCTTCTCCGGCCAGTATGCGCTGGCAGATAGCAGCAAGCTGACCGTGGCCTCCACCACGAATCTGGGGGCGGCGGCCACGATTGCACTGGCGGGGGCGCAGGATATTTTGGCGCTGAGCGGCTTTAGCGGCACCTTTGCCAATACCGTCACAGGTGATGGCGTGTTGCAGGTCACCGACAGCAGTGATGTCACCCTGACCAACACCAATGGCGTGGGCAGTGATGTCACGGTGGATATCACTAATGCCACCTTGAATCTGGATGCGATTGCACTGTTTGCCAATGCCCTGACGGGCAGCGGCCTACTGAACATTGATGCTGCGACCAACACCTTTAACTTTGCCAGCACTACTGGCACGGCATTCGCCGGTACTGTGGATATGAAAAACAGTATCTTCACGCTGAATAGTATGAACAGCGGTGCACTGAGCAACGCCTCACTTATCGCCTCTGCGGGGACGGCAGTGCTCGTCGATAGCAGTAATCAGACGGTCGGTAATTTCATCCTTAATGGCGGCACGGCGGCATTTGGTACGGGTAGCTTAATCACCACGGGCACATTTGGGGTGACTAGCAACAGCTCGATTCGCGTTGATCCCACCCTCACCACGGGCGGTAACTTACTGGATCAGAACAGTGGTGTTACCGTCCAGCTTATTGACAGCAGTAATACCCTAACAGCCGAGCAGTTGGCACAACTGACATTGCTGGATATCAATGGCGATAGTCTGGGGAGTGGAGCCAGTAAGGACATTGTTCAGGGAGGCAATACCGTTGCGCTGGCACTGTATAACTATGCGCTTTCGGGGGTTGGCGGCGGCTTAAATCTGACCACCATGCTGACTCAGTTAGAGCTGCTGTTAGGTCAAAGCTTAACCCTAACGTCAGATGGTGCACTGAATCCGGATAGCACCCTGCTGGCGCAACTGACAGGGGTAGGCAATCTGATTATCGGCGCGGATAACAGCGAACTCACCTTGAGCAATGCCACCAACGATTACACTGGCAGCACCTCAGTGAATGGCGGCACTCTGAATCTGGGCAGCAATAATGCGCTAGGGGCGACCTCGGCATTAACCACCGCAGCGACGACTCAAACCAATCTCAACGGCCACAGCCAAACCGTGGGCGCACTGACCAATGCCGGAACAGTCACTTTGGGCAGTGGCGGGTCATTAACCAGCACCGGGGCGATGACTAACAGCAATATTCTGAATCTGGCTGGCGGTACACTAACCCTGAATGCGGGCGGCACCTCCACCGCGACTGGCGGGTTAACTGGGTCGGGTAGCCTGAATATCAATGGCGGCGCTCTGGAAATCACGGGCGCAAACAGCGGCTTAAGCGGCCAAACGCTGATTGCTTCGGGGGCTTCTGCCACCTTGAGCGGGGCGGGGACACTGGGCAGCAGCGCGATTAATGTGCTGGGTGATTTGAATCTGGCGGGGGCGAACTCGGCATTCAGCAATGTGCTGAGCGGCAGCGGGGATATCAACACTACTGCCGCCGTGACACTGACCGGCACCAACAGCTTTAGCGGCGCGCACAACATTGGTACTGATGGTGCACTGACCATCACGCAAGCCAGCAATCTCGGGGCCTCGACCGCAACCGTCAATCTGAATGATGCCAGCTCAGCTCTGGTGCTGAGTGGACTCAGTGGTGCTATCGCCAATGCCCTGAGTGGCGTGGCGAATTCCACCGTGGATATCAACAATGGCGCGAATGTGTCACTCACGGGCGATAACAGCGGCTTCTCCGGCCAGTATGCGCTGGCGGATAGCAGCAAGCTGACCGTGGCCTCAACCAATAATCTGGGGGCGGCGGCCACGATTGCACTGGCGGGGGCGCAGGATATTCTGGCGCTGAGCGGCTTTAGTGGCACCTTTGCCAATACCGTCACGGGCAGTGGCGTGTTGCAGGTCACCGACAGCAGTGATGTCACCCTGACCAGCACCAATGGCGTGGGCAGTGATGTCACGGTGGATATTACCAATGCCACTTTGAATCTGGCTGATATCGCGCTGTTTGACCATGCGCTGACGGGTAGCGGCACCCTGAATGTGGCGAAAAATGATGCCAGCACCGCATTTGATTTCGGCTCTTCGGTCGGCGGTGCCTTTAGCGGCATTGTAAATCTGAGCAACTCGACCTTTGCGTTAAGTGCGGATAATAGCGCCGCGCTGGCAAGTGCCACCCTGAAGTTGTCGGCGAATAACGTCACCACCGTCGGCACTGATGACCGCACCCTGCATAATGTGGATCTGAGTGGCGGCACCCTGATCTTTGATGGCGCAGCCCCACAATCAGAGGCCAGCGGTGTGCTGACAGTCGATGATCTGGCGCTCAACAGCGGCACCATCAGTGTGACTGGCACGGACAGTTGGACCAACCAGAACCCGGTGACAGCACCGAATCTGTCGATTCTCGATCAGGATCGCGGCGACATTATGCTGGAGCTCATCAACGCCAGCAGTGTGAGCGGCAATGCCAACGATCTGGATCTGATGATCAACGGCACCTCCGTCACCTCCGGCTCGCAAGGGGTGATCTCCTCCATCTTGCAGGGCGGGACGGCGGTCGCCAACGCAACTCATAACTACGGCCTGACCAGCAGCAACGGCAGCGGCGGCAATGGTTTGTATGTCAACTACAGCCTGAGCGCACTGGAACTGTTAACTGATAGTACCGATGCTCTGTTGCTGGCAACCGACAGCAGCACCACCTCGAATAAAGTGCTGAATGCGCTGGTCTCTGGCGTGGGTGGCTTGCAGGTGGATGCCACTAATGGGGCGCTGACTTTGGCAAACGGCAATAACAGTTACCAAGGCGCGACCACCGTCAATGCCGGAGAGCTGATTCTCGGGGCTGATGGGGCTTTCGGTGCGACCTCATTATTGGATGTCGCCAGCGGTGCTACGGCCAATATCAATGGCCATAGCCAAACCGTGGGCGCACTGACCAATGCCGGGACAGTCACTTTGGGCAGTGGTGGGGCATTAACCAGCACCGGGGCGATGACCAACAGTAATATCCTGAATCTGGCTGGCGGTACACTGACCTTGAATGCAGGCGGCACCTCCACCGCAACTGGCGGGTTAACTGGCGCGGGTAACCTGAATATCAATGGCGGCGATCTGGCAATCACGGGCGCAAACAGCGGCTTAAGCGGCCAAACGCTGATTGCTTCGGGGGCCTCTGCCACCTTGAGCGGGGCGGGGACACTGGGCAGCAGCGCGATTAATGTGCTGGGTGATTTGAATCTGGCGGGGGCGAACTCAGCATTCAGTAATGTGCTGAGCGGCAGCGGGGATATCAACACTTCTGCCGCCGTGACCCTGACGGGCACCAACAGCTTTAGCGGCGCTCACCATATTGGTGCGGCGGGTGCACTGACGGTGACGCAGGCCAGCAATCTCGGGGCTTCGACAGCAACCGTGAATCTGGATACTGCCACTTCACATCTGGTGCTCAATGGACTCAGTGGCACCATCGCCAATGTGCTGAGTGGCGTGGCGAATTCCACCGTGGATATCAACAATGGCGCGAATGTGTCACTCACGGGCGATAACAGCGGCTTCTCCGGCCAGTATGCGCTGGCGGATAGCAGCAAGCTGACCGTGGCCTCAACCAATAATCTGGGGGCGGCGGCCACGATTGCACTGGCGGGGGCGCAGGATATTCTGGCGCTGAGCGGCTTTAACGGCACCTTTGCCAATACCGTCACGGGCAGTGGCGTGTTGCAGGTCACCGACAGCAGCAACGCGACTTTGACCAGCACCAATGGCGTGGGCAGTGATGTCACGGTAGATATCACCAATGCCACTTTGAATCTGGATGATATCGCGCTGTTTGACCATGCGCTGACGGGCAGCGGCACCCTGAATGTGGCGAAAAATGATGCCAGTACCGCATTTGATTTCGGCTCTTCCGTCGGCGGTGCCTTTAGCGGCACCGTGAATCTGCAAAATAGCACCTTCAATATTGGTGGCTTGAATACATCGGCCTTGACGAATTCGACGCTGAAATTATCCAGCGGCAGTCTCGCGTCGGTGGCTGACGGCGTACAGAATATCGGGGGGCTGGCGCTTAATGGCGGTACGCTGCTGTTGAATAATCTGGTGGATAACTCCGGCGTCATCAGCTCGTTGGGGACTCTCGCGGCGAATAGCATCGATACCACCGGGGGCGGCAATGTTCGGGTGAATTTACCGGCGAATGTCACGCCAGATCTGGGCGGTTTGTCGGTAATGCAACTGGATGAAGGGGAGATTATCGTGACCTTGGCGACGGGTGCCGCCACTGGCACCGGGCATGAGCTGACCTTATCCGATGAGTTAGGCGACCCATTGAGCGCGACTGTTTATCAGTCTATCTCTAACCCCGGCGCACTCTCACCTGCCGCACTTGGCTCGTTTAATTATGGCCTGACGACGGGGACCGCTTTTGATGGGTTATACGTCAATTATGGGCTGAATGCGGTGGAGCTACAGGCTACCGGTAATGACGCGCTGATATTGACCGCTACCTTGGCGAACAATGGCTTGCAGTCGAATGACCTCTCTGCTCAGGTGACGGGCAGCGGCGACTTGGCGTTTGTCTCCGCCAATGACGGCAGCATCGCCTCATTATCGAACTCAACCAACAGCTATACTGGCGCGACCTGGGTACGTTCAGGCAATGTCCGTCTGGAGGCGGATTCGGCACTGGGGCAAACCTCCCAGTTGGCGATGAGCACTGCGACCCGTGTTGATCTCAACGGGACTCAGCAGACGGTGGGCCAGTTATTGACCGAAATCGGCAGCACACTGGACTTCAATAGTGGCAAGCTCACCGTCACCAATGGCGGGCAGGTTGATGGCGCATTGACGGGCAGTGGTGAGCTGGATCTGACGAGCGGCCTACTGAGTATCACTGAAAGTAATAGTGGGTTTACGGGCAGCACGGATATTGCCAGTGGCGCGACGGCCCATCTGTATCAGGTCCAAGGGCTAGGTTCGGGGGCGATTAACAATAACGGCTTGCTGAATCTGGACAGTAGCAGTGGGGCGTTGCTGAACGCGCTGGCGGGTAGCGGCAATGTTCAGCTCACCAACAGTGCCAATGTCCAACTGGCGGCGGACAATAGCGGTTATTCGGGCCTCTTCACCACGGATGCTGGGACGGTGTTGACCGCCAATAGTGCCGCCAATCTGGGGAGCAGCAGTGTCGCCAACAGCGGCGAGTTGATCTTGGATACGGCGTCACTCTGGGATTTCACCAACAGTATCAGCGGTAGCGGTACTTTGGTTAAACGCGGCAGCGGCACGGTGAAGATTGACAGTGGTACTGTCAGTGCCAGCTTGACGACGATTGAAAATGGGTTACTGCAACTGGGCAGTTCACCCGCAATATCCACCCTGACGGTGAATGAGTCACCTTTGGCCCGTTCACTGGTGGCGACACTGGCGTCGAATGCCGTCAATCTGGTGAGTGATGTGCTGATTACCAGCACGGGGTCACTCGGCGGGTACGGCCAAGTGACCGGGAATGTGGAGAACCGTGGCAACCTGATTATGCCAAATGCATTAACGGGCGGCGCGTTCGGAACCTTCACTATTGACGGTAATTATACTGGCGACAATGGCACTGTGGTCTTCAACACTGTTTTGGCGGGCGACTCCTCCATCACGGATCGGCTGCTGATTACCGGCAATACCGCTGGGCAGAGTTTCGTCACGGTGAACAATATTGGCGGTAATGGGGCGCGGACTGCTGAGGGCATCAAAATCATTGATGTCGGTGGTGACTCTGCGGGGCAGTTTACCCTGAATGGCCGTGCGGTGGCGGGCGCGTATGAGTACTTCCTGTATCAAGGCGGTGTCAGCTCACCTGCGGATGGCGACTGGTATCTGCGGACGCAAGCGGATGAGCGTCGCCCTGAACCGGCCAGCTACACCGCGAATTTGGCAGCAGCGAACACCCTGTTTGTCAGCAGTCTGGCGGATCGCTCCGGTGAAACACTCTATACCGATGTCTTTACCGGTGAAGTGAAAAGCACCAGTTTGTGGTTACGTAATCAGGGCAGCCATAATCGCTCCCGTGATGACAGCGGTGAGCTGAAAACGCAGGATAACCGTTATGTGATGCAGTTGGGCGGTGATGTGGCGCAATGGAGCCGCAATAATCAGGATCTGTGGCGCGTCGGGGTGATGGCCGGTTATGGCAACAGCAGCAGCTCTACGGTGGCACAAGGGACGGGATATCGCTCCACTGGCTCAGTAGATGGCTACAGTGTTGGCATGTATGGCACATGGTTTGAGCAAGGGCAGGAACAGACGGGGGCTTATGTTGACTCTTGGTTGCAATATAGCTGGTTTAATAATCAGGTCAGTGGCGAAGGCTTAGAAACCGAGAAGTATGACTCGAAAGGATTCACCGCGTCAGTTGAGGGCGGCTATGCCTTCAAAGTGGGCCAGAGCGCTAACCAAAATTACTTTATTCAGCCTAAAGCCCAAGTGGTGTGGATGGGGGTGAAAGCCGATTCTCATACTGAAACCAATGGGACGGTAGTGACTGGCGAGGGTAATAACAATATCCAAATGCGTCTGGGGGTGAAGGCCTTTATCAGCCCAATCCCGACCGCCGAAAAAGCCAAGGTGCCGGCATTTAAGCCGTATGTTGAAGCCAATTGGATTCATAACACCAAAGATTTCGGCACCACACTGGATGGCATGACGGTGAAACAAGCCGGGGCCGCCAATGTGGCTGAACTGAAGGTGGGGGTCGAAGGTCAGGTCAATACGAAGTTGAGTCTGTGGGGTAATGTGGGCCAGCAAGTGGGCAATAATGGCTACAGCGACAGCAGCATCACGTTAGGGGTGAAATATAATTTCTAA